A region from the Lentisphaera profundi genome encodes:
- a CDS encoding HesB/IscA family protein, which produces MKDLIDLTEKAKEHVLELIKKEDEGKGLRLGVKGGGCSGLSYSITFDAQKERDNILVFEGFEVLLDPKSAVYLKGIVLDYDDSLEGKGFIFVNPNASNTCGCGESFSI; this is translated from the coding sequence ATGAAAGACTTAATTGATCTCACAGAAAAAGCAAAAGAGCATGTTTTAGAGCTGATAAAAAAAGAAGATGAAGGCAAAGGTTTACGTCTTGGAGTTAAAGGCGGAGGCTGTTCTGGTTTATCTTATTCGATTACCTTTGATGCTCAAAAAGAGCGTGATAATATTTTGGTTTTCGAGGGTTTTGAAGTTCTTTTAGATCCTAAATCAGCCGTTTATTTAAAGGGCATAGTACTCGACTATGATGATAGCCTAGAAGGTAAAGGGTTTATTTTCGTAAATCCCAATGCTTCAAATACATGTGGTTGCGGAGAGTCGTTCTCGATCTAA
- a CDS encoding aminotransferase class V-fold PLP-dependent enzyme, with protein MLDIAKIRADFPILERQVHKKNLAYLDNGATTLKPNQVVETIDKHYKEECSNIHRGIHWLSERATESYEGTREKVKNLINAESTDNIVFNSGTTAGINLVVQSYGRSQLNAGDEVIISAMEHHSNIVPWQMLRDEKGIVIKVVPVLEDGSLDMAAFYALISEKTKFISIMYVSNVLGTVNPMQEICDKANELNIPVLVDAAQAIAHMPVDVQKLNCTFMVFSAHKMYGPTGVGVLYGKAEYLEKMPPVNGGGDMILSVSFDKTVYNVAPYKFEAGTPNIAGVIGLGAAVDYLLTFDWQQVEDREAELIAYAHEKLEQIPGLKIIGTAKIKSGAVSFTMKDIHPHDIGTIVDRSGVAIRTGHHCAQPLMEFYGIVATARASFAIYNTKEEVDQLVKALEKVQEIFA; from the coding sequence ATGCTAGATATCGCCAAAATTAGAGCGGATTTTCCTATCTTAGAAAGACAGGTTCATAAAAAGAATTTGGCTTACTTAGATAATGGAGCCACGACTCTAAAGCCGAATCAGGTAGTTGAGACAATTGATAAGCATTACAAAGAAGAATGCTCCAACATTCACCGGGGCATTCATTGGTTGAGTGAACGTGCAACAGAGTCTTACGAAGGCACGCGCGAAAAAGTTAAAAACCTTATCAATGCAGAAAGTACCGATAACATTGTCTTTAATAGTGGTACAACCGCGGGCATTAATTTAGTCGTTCAAAGTTATGGTCGTAGTCAGTTAAATGCTGGTGACGAGGTCATTATTAGTGCAATGGAACATCATTCAAATATAGTGCCTTGGCAGATGCTGCGCGATGAAAAAGGTATTGTGATTAAAGTAGTTCCCGTGCTCGAAGATGGTTCGCTTGATATGGCTGCTTTTTACGCATTAATTAGTGAAAAAACTAAGTTTATTTCGATTATGTATGTTTCAAATGTTTTGGGTACAGTGAATCCGATGCAAGAAATCTGTGATAAGGCCAATGAATTAAATATCCCCGTCTTAGTAGATGCGGCTCAAGCGATTGCGCACATGCCTGTAGATGTCCAGAAATTGAATTGCACTTTCATGGTTTTTTCAGCACACAAAATGTATGGTCCCACTGGTGTAGGTGTGCTTTATGGCAAAGCAGAATACTTAGAAAAGATGCCTCCAGTTAATGGTGGTGGTGATATGATTCTTTCTGTGAGTTTTGATAAGACAGTTTACAATGTAGCTCCCTATAAATTTGAAGCCGGTACGCCGAATATTGCAGGTGTTATTGGTCTGGGTGCTGCAGTTGATTACTTACTGACTTTTGATTGGCAGCAAGTGGAAGATCGCGAAGCGGAACTGATTGCGTATGCACATGAAAAATTAGAGCAGATTCCTGGTTTGAAAATTATTGGTACGGCAAAAATTAAATCGGGTGCAGTGTCCTTTACTATGAAGGATATTCACCCCCATGATATCGGCACAATCGTCGATCGTTCAGGTGTGGCCATTCGTACGGGACATCACTGTGCTCAGCCACTGATGGAATTTTATGGTATAGTGGCGACCGCACGAGCTTCATTTGCGATCTATAACACAAAAGAAGAAGTGGATCAATTGGTGAAAGCACTGGAAAAAGTCCAGGAGATTTTTGCATGA
- a CDS encoding ABC transporter permease produces the protein MFQILTIAKQTLRAHFRSKALLTIIPVLLCVIWILSADTSGDGTLKSMFLVRLEYSITMAVLLCAMITLWLSAFNLSSQEVESHQIQLMLTRPVRSSHIWLGKFLGTMIISATLLALCFCYITWHITNDYKKLKDSYTKDSDRVIAWLFESYPNGKIKDQQIASMANQHAMLYHSINGLKKQFTKDDFKDIDTLGLNKANIFTSLTYALANLQKLAAVKNELLTARIHHDATPSFRLLSAEEVFTKRVAKGLANEKMRANMIPLIRDELNRSEGRIDRGESREWVFTGLDSSQKSNIFLKMRFFYGLDLNSLSKTGNININISMWEPKKKLWSDPYLWQGRGARYYHLPIRPDFISDDGEAKIKITNAEGGKGSTNAVLIRKGEGPFLVMGQYSFIASMTQTFFLYTGLLATFTAVGCTFGFLFSSSMAILLAGTYFILGSILNSFISNTLPQNFMEQIIYYFHIALAKIIAGFGDFHSGEYLARGQILSYFEAFKIMFIEVVLKVSALLILTVQCIKRKEFGKVVRK, from the coding sequence ATGTTTCAAATACTTACAATTGCTAAACAAACTCTCCGAGCTCACTTTCGCTCAAAAGCACTACTCACGATAATACCTGTATTATTGTGCGTAATATGGATCCTGTCTGCAGATACATCTGGAGATGGCACCCTCAAGAGCATGTTTCTTGTAAGGCTCGAATACTCGATCACCATGGCCGTCCTACTTTGCGCCATGATCACCCTATGGCTCAGTGCCTTCAACTTATCATCTCAAGAAGTTGAATCACATCAAATACAGCTCATGCTCACTAGACCTGTGCGAAGCTCTCATATATGGCTGGGGAAATTCCTGGGGACCATGATCATTTCGGCCACCTTACTCGCCCTATGTTTTTGCTATATTACTTGGCATATCACAAATGATTACAAGAAACTTAAAGATAGTTATACCAAAGATTCTGACCGGGTGATTGCCTGGCTTTTTGAAAGCTACCCCAATGGTAAAATTAAAGATCAGCAAATTGCATCCATGGCAAACCAGCATGCCATGCTCTACCATTCCATTAATGGCTTGAAGAAACAATTCACCAAAGATGATTTTAAAGATATTGATACCCTTGGCCTCAACAAGGCCAATATCTTCACTAGCCTTACTTATGCCTTAGCTAATCTACAAAAACTGGCCGCGGTAAAAAATGAATTATTAACGGCAAGAATTCACCACGATGCGACACCTTCGTTCCGCTTACTTTCTGCAGAAGAAGTTTTTACCAAGCGAGTCGCTAAAGGCCTAGCCAATGAAAAAATGCGCGCTAACATGATCCCGCTTATTCGAGATGAACTCAATCGCTCTGAGGGCCGTATCGATAGAGGCGAATCTAGAGAGTGGGTTTTTACCGGTCTGGATAGCTCACAAAAATCAAACATTTTTTTGAAAATGCGGTTTTTCTATGGCTTAGATTTAAATAGCTTAAGTAAAACTGGTAACATCAATATTAATATCTCCATGTGGGAACCCAAGAAAAAATTATGGAGTGACCCTTACCTCTGGCAAGGACGAGGAGCTCGTTACTATCACCTTCCGATCCGCCCTGATTTCATTTCCGATGATGGCGAAGCAAAGATAAAAATCACCAATGCCGAAGGCGGCAAGGGCAGTACTAATGCCGTCTTAATACGGAAAGGCGAAGGTCCTTTTTTAGTTATGGGCCAATACTCTTTCATTGCATCCATGACTCAAACATTCTTTTTGTATACTGGTCTACTGGCAACTTTCACTGCTGTCGGCTGTACTTTTGGCTTCCTCTTCTCATCGAGCATGGCTATTTTACTTGCAGGAACTTACTTCATTTTAGGATCTATCCTCAACTCTTTCATTAGCAATACTCTCCCCCAGAACTTCATGGAACAAATCATCTATTACTTCCATATAGCTCTTGCCAAAATCATTGCAGGATTTGGTGATTTTCATAGTGGCGAATACCTTGCACGAGGACAGATCCTCAGTTATTTCGAAGCTTTCAAAATCATGTTTATTGAAGTTGTACTAAAAGTATCTGCACTTTTAATCCTGACGGTTCAGTGCATAAAACGAAAAGAATTTGGCAAAGTGGTTAGAAAATGA
- the sufB gene encoding Fe-S cluster assembly protein SufB, producing the protein MSENEVFTSALSQEQFGFVTDIATDSIPKGLNEDVVKLISARKEEPEWMLEFRLKAFARWKKMTEPVWAGLNYPKIDFQDIVYYSAPKEAEKHDSLDDVDPELIKTFEKLGIPLSEQKRLTGVAVDAVFDSVSVGTTHQAELAEYGVIFCSISEAIKDHPELVKEHMASVVPVGDNFYAALNAAVFTDGSFCYIPKGVTCPMDLSTYFRINAAETGQFERTLIIAEEGSYVNYLEGCTAPQRDENQLHAAVVEIIAEKDATVKYSTVQNWYAGDEEGRGGIYNFVTKRGICRGDNSFISWTQVEAGSAITWKYPSVILKGDNSTGEFYSVALTNNKMQADTGTKMIHIGKNTKSTIISKGISADDSRNCYRGLVKIMPGAEGARNYSQCDSMLVGDKCSASTFPYLEVQNNTAILEHEASTSKISADQIFYLLSRGIDMEEAIHLLVNGFCKEVFKELPLEFSVEAVKLLEMKLENSIG; encoded by the coding sequence ATGAGTGAAAATGAAGTTTTTACGAGTGCACTGAGTCAAGAACAATTTGGTTTTGTAACTGATATTGCGACTGACTCAATACCTAAAGGTCTAAACGAAGATGTCGTTAAGCTGATTTCAGCACGTAAAGAAGAGCCTGAATGGATGCTTGAGTTTCGACTTAAAGCTTTTGCACGTTGGAAAAAAATGACTGAGCCCGTTTGGGCAGGTTTAAATTATCCAAAAATTGATTTTCAAGATATTGTTTATTATTCGGCTCCTAAAGAAGCAGAAAAACACGATAGTTTGGATGATGTGGATCCGGAGTTAATAAAAACTTTTGAAAAATTAGGTATTCCCCTTTCTGAACAAAAGCGACTTACGGGTGTTGCGGTAGATGCCGTATTTGATTCGGTATCAGTGGGGACGACTCACCAAGCCGAATTAGCTGAGTATGGAGTTATCTTCTGTTCGATTTCAGAGGCAATTAAAGATCATCCTGAATTAGTGAAAGAGCATATGGCCTCAGTTGTTCCTGTAGGCGATAATTTTTATGCAGCACTCAATGCAGCGGTATTTACTGATGGAAGTTTCTGTTATATTCCCAAGGGAGTTACTTGCCCAATGGATTTATCGACCTACTTCCGTATCAATGCAGCTGAGACGGGTCAATTCGAAAGAACACTGATTATTGCCGAAGAGGGTAGCTACGTTAATTATTTAGAAGGCTGTACGGCACCTCAGCGAGATGAGAACCAATTGCATGCGGCAGTTGTTGAAATCATTGCTGAAAAAGATGCGACGGTTAAGTACTCAACAGTTCAGAACTGGTATGCAGGTGATGAAGAAGGTCGCGGCGGTATTTACAACTTTGTAACCAAGCGTGGGATCTGTCGGGGGGATAATTCCTTCATTTCATGGACTCAGGTTGAAGCTGGTTCGGCGATTACTTGGAAGTATCCTTCAGTGATCCTCAAGGGTGATAATTCTACGGGTGAATTCTATTCAGTTGCACTTACTAATAATAAGATGCAGGCCGATACGGGAACCAAAATGATTCACATTGGTAAGAATACCAAATCTACGATTATTTCGAAAGGTATTTCTGCGGATGATTCACGCAACTGCTATCGAGGCTTAGTGAAAATTATGCCAGGTGCGGAAGGTGCGAGGAATTATTCACAATGTGATTCGATGCTCGTGGGCGATAAATGTAGTGCCAGTACTTTCCCTTATTTAGAAGTGCAAAATAATACGGCAATTTTAGAACACGAAGCCTCAACTTCAAAAATCAGCGCAGATCAAATTTTTTACCTACTCTCACGAGGGATAGATATGGAAGAAGCGATTCATTTATTGGTTAATGGTTTCTGTAAAGAAGTTTTCAAGGAACTCCCATTAGAGTTCTCCGTCGAAGCAGTTAAGCTACTTGAAATGAAGCTTGAAAACTCCATTGGATAG
- a CDS encoding adenosine deaminase encodes MNKRKSVFLVFLLWSAVAFALDPQTNEAKTAKLYQSFFEGEIAELAKLNLFLTQMPKGGDLHHHYSGSIYLETYLEWIEKKRWGIDVQTLKIIPKVIEQSTASVLTIPDLMKNGTLYRKLVTLWSNKDYSNHAHEQLPPDSNFFNTFGYFKEVSPLNHNLGLKILKERAVKENLSYIETMLSNVGVQSSDYFTDLEINTYVKALRKCDNQGQVNQILEDLESVLVAQKKFTQTIDDFNENIIKNHQGIDDAEFMMRYQTYAVRVLDPLQVFSGLLSAYLACGKNPYLVGVNIVAPENNYVALKDYTLHMRMYNYLKAKYPKVNRALHAGELTVGMVRPKNLQFHIKEALEIAGAQRIGHGVDIAYEYDSLVTLKKIKEQAVVEINLTSNEFILGVEGESHPYVLYESYGVPLVISTDDSGVSRNNLTNEYLLLASRYQPSYKKLKEYVFNSVKYSFLSDSDKQELADRVRVKFSHFEKEMAQFSRELN; translated from the coding sequence ATGAATAAAAGAAAAAGTGTCTTTTTAGTTTTCTTACTTTGGAGTGCCGTAGCCTTTGCTTTAGATCCTCAGACGAATGAAGCTAAGACAGCAAAATTATACCAGAGTTTTTTTGAAGGTGAAATTGCGGAGCTAGCAAAGCTCAATTTATTTTTGACCCAGATGCCCAAAGGCGGAGATTTACATCATCATTATTCAGGTAGCATTTACCTAGAAACTTACCTTGAGTGGATCGAGAAAAAGCGTTGGGGGATCGATGTTCAAACCCTCAAAATTATCCCGAAAGTTATCGAGCAGAGTACGGCCTCGGTTTTAACTATTCCCGATTTGATGAAGAACGGTACTTTATACAGAAAGCTTGTGACTCTGTGGTCAAATAAAGATTATAGCAATCATGCCCATGAGCAGTTGCCACCAGATAGTAATTTCTTTAATACTTTCGGATACTTTAAAGAAGTATCGCCATTAAATCATAATCTTGGTTTAAAAATTCTCAAAGAAAGAGCAGTGAAAGAAAATCTTTCCTATATCGAAACGATGTTGAGTAATGTCGGTGTGCAATCAAGTGATTACTTCACTGATCTAGAAATAAATACTTATGTAAAAGCTTTGAGAAAATGTGATAATCAAGGACAAGTAAACCAGATACTAGAAGACTTAGAAAGCGTGCTGGTCGCTCAAAAAAAATTCACTCAAACGATAGATGACTTTAATGAAAATATCATCAAGAATCATCAAGGGATAGACGATGCTGAATTTATGATGCGCTACCAGACTTATGCGGTTCGTGTCTTGGATCCACTACAAGTCTTCAGTGGGCTTCTTTCAGCGTATTTAGCCTGTGGAAAAAATCCTTACCTCGTGGGAGTTAATATTGTAGCGCCAGAAAATAACTACGTGGCTTTAAAAGATTATACCTTACATATGCGGATGTATAACTATTTGAAGGCTAAGTATCCAAAGGTTAATAGAGCTCTTCACGCAGGGGAATTGACTGTAGGCATGGTTAGGCCCAAGAATTTGCAGTTTCACATCAAAGAAGCCTTGGAGATAGCCGGAGCTCAAAGGATTGGCCATGGAGTAGATATTGCTTATGAATATGATTCCTTAGTGACTTTGAAGAAGATTAAAGAGCAAGCCGTGGTAGAGATTAATCTAACAAGCAATGAATTTATTTTAGGTGTTGAAGGTGAGAGTCATCCCTATGTCTTGTATGAGTCCTATGGTGTACCACTGGTGATTTCTACAGATGATTCAGGCGTTTCAAGAAACAATCTGACAAATGAATACTTGCTCTTGGCAAGTCGTTACCAACCATCATATAAAAAACTTAAAGAGTATGTATTTAACAGTGTTAAATATTCCTTTTTGAGTGATAGCGATAAGCAGGAGCTTGCTGATAGAGTTCGAGTGAAGTTCAGTCACTTCGAAAAAGAGATGGCTCAATTTTCCAGAGAACTTAATTAA
- the sufU gene encoding Fe-S cluster assembly sulfur transfer protein SufU — translation MSNQLYQQTVLKHNRDPRNFGEIDDCSHHAEGFNPLCGDEVKVFLQVEGDELKDLKFTGKGCAVSQASASIMTEALKGKKLSEVQVQYEDFIKMASGEKLNPSGEIAAFAGISQFPSRVKCAVLAWKTFNAAIAGADNTISTE, via the coding sequence ATGAGTAATCAGCTCTATCAGCAAACTGTCTTAAAACACAATCGCGATCCCCGTAACTTTGGCGAGATAGATGATTGTAGTCATCATGCAGAGGGTTTTAATCCTCTCTGCGGTGACGAAGTTAAGGTGTTTTTGCAGGTGGAGGGTGATGAACTTAAAGATTTAAAATTTACCGGTAAAGGCTGTGCCGTTTCTCAAGCTTCTGCATCTATCATGACGGAGGCTTTAAAAGGGAAAAAATTGAGTGAAGTTCAAGTGCAGTACGAAGACTTTATAAAAATGGCATCGGGTGAAAAGCTAAATCCCAGTGGCGAAATTGCGGCATTCGCAGGGATTAGTCAATTCCCCTCACGAGTCAAATGTGCCGTGTTAGCATGGAAAACTTTTAATGCGGCTATTGCAGGCGCAGATAATACAATTTCGACGGAATAA
- the tsaA gene encoding tRNA (N6-threonylcarbamoyladenosine(37)-N6)-methyltransferase TrmO translates to MIQIRPIAHIKCQSNELYELPSQGSLRSLEAEVIFTEDMSQAIQDLTGIERLWLIFHFHLSSSWKAKVFPPRGNKKISVLATRSPHRPNPLGLSCVKLLKVNSNSITIIGHDLIDGTPIFDIKPYIPFADAFENSAAGWIDEVDSHQHFDVIWEDIAQDQIKWLEANSQWQIKRLSSQILSAGIRPDRDRIKALDEKSFELSCKSWRLRCYQQGQAIHIDRIYSGYDQPSLEGPGDSPWQDMNEHREFQVLFPSH, encoded by the coding sequence ATGATTCAAATAAGGCCTATTGCTCATATAAAATGTCAATCGAATGAACTGTATGAACTTCCGAGCCAAGGCTCACTTAGAAGTTTAGAAGCAGAAGTCATTTTCACAGAAGACATGTCACAGGCCATTCAAGATTTAACTGGCATTGAACGCCTATGGCTTATTTTCCACTTTCACCTCAGTTCTTCATGGAAAGCAAAAGTCTTTCCTCCTCGTGGCAACAAAAAAATCTCCGTTTTAGCGACTCGTAGTCCTCATCGACCCAACCCACTAGGACTCTCTTGTGTCAAACTTTTAAAAGTTAACTCAAACTCAATTACCATTATTGGTCACGACCTTATTGATGGAACCCCTATCTTTGATATCAAGCCCTATATCCCTTTCGCTGATGCATTTGAAAACTCAGCTGCAGGCTGGATTGACGAGGTGGATAGCCATCAACATTTTGATGTCATCTGGGAAGATATTGCACAAGATCAAATCAAATGGCTTGAGGCTAACTCTCAATGGCAAATTAAACGCCTCTCTAGCCAAATCCTCTCTGCGGGAATTCGACCGGATCGAGACCGCATTAAAGCCCTCGATGAAAAATCATTTGAATTATCATGTAAGAGCTGGCGACTCCGCTGCTATCAGCAGGGCCAGGCCATACATATTGACCGGATTTATTCGGGCTATGATCAGCCTAGCCTAGAAGGCCCAGGTGACTCCCCCTGGCAAGATATGAATGAACATCGTGAATTCCAAGTCCTTTTCCCTTCTCACTAG
- the sufC gene encoding Fe-S cluster assembly ATPase SufC yields MLKIKNLHAKVGDKVILKGLNLEIKEGEIHAIMGPNGAGKSTLSKIIAGHPDYEVTEGEITYEVNFKEKDLTDMEPEDIAREGVFLSFQYPVEVPGVSNLAFLKASFNAICRHQGVAEMEDGPFVDFVREKMDELKIKRGFLDRPVNVGFSGGEKKRNEILQMAVLNPRLKLLDETDSGLDVDSMKIVAEGINTLRSKRSSTVLVTHYQRLLDYVKPDYVHVLADGQIVKSGGPELALEVEAKGYDWLIK; encoded by the coding sequence ATGTTAAAGATTAAAAATTTACACGCCAAAGTCGGTGACAAAGTCATTCTTAAAGGCTTAAACCTTGAAATTAAAGAAGGCGAAATTCACGCGATCATGGGACCCAATGGGGCAGGTAAAAGTACCTTGTCAAAAATCATTGCAGGTCATCCTGATTATGAAGTTACTGAAGGTGAAATTACTTACGAAGTAAACTTTAAAGAAAAAGATCTTACCGATATGGAGCCAGAAGATATTGCTCGCGAAGGTGTTTTTCTTAGTTTTCAGTACCCTGTAGAAGTTCCGGGCGTTTCTAACTTGGCCTTCCTGAAAGCTTCGTTCAACGCTATTTGCCGTCATCAGGGTGTAGCGGAAATGGAAGATGGCCCTTTCGTTGATTTCGTGCGCGAGAAAATGGATGAGCTCAAAATCAAGCGTGGTTTTCTCGATCGCCCAGTAAATGTAGGTTTCTCTGGTGGTGAAAAGAAACGCAATGAAATTTTACAGATGGCAGTACTCAACCCTCGTTTAAAACTCTTAGATGAAACTGATTCAGGTTTAGATGTAGATTCAATGAAAATTGTTGCTGAAGGTATCAATACACTACGTAGCAAACGCAGTTCTACAGTCTTAGTGACTCACTATCAGCGTTTACTTGATTATGTTAAGCCTGATTACGTACATGTCTTAGCCGATGGCCAAATTGTGAAAAGCGGTGGCCCTGAATTAGCTTTGGAAGTGGAAGCCAAAGGTTATGACTGGTTAATCAAGTAG
- a CDS encoding NifU family protein encodes MDLKYFTQPTPNPNAVKFILNVDVISKGRVSYSKAEDCHNNDFAATLFAIDCIVQVHFFENVITVTQNGDMYWEELEDAVIALLQDGIDKHDPEFQVGEDEDERRAKLSPEVRQIEDILDRTVRPSLQGDGGDLMVLGYDLESKILKVMYEGACNSCASSTTGTLMAIKSTLQAEFDPDLEVAVIGEDV; translated from the coding sequence ATGGATTTAAAATATTTTACACAACCAACACCAAATCCCAATGCGGTGAAGTTTATTCTCAATGTGGATGTGATCTCCAAAGGGCGCGTTTCTTACTCAAAAGCTGAGGATTGCCACAATAATGATTTCGCGGCAACGCTTTTTGCTATTGATTGTATTGTACAAGTACACTTTTTTGAAAACGTGATCACGGTAACGCAAAATGGTGATATGTATTGGGAAGAATTAGAAGATGCTGTGATTGCTTTGCTGCAAGATGGTATTGATAAGCATGACCCTGAGTTTCAAGTTGGTGAAGATGAAGATGAGCGTCGTGCTAAACTCAGTCCCGAAGTTCGTCAAATTGAAGATATTTTAGATCGTACAGTACGACCTAGCCTACAAGGTGATGGTGGTGACTTAATGGTTTTAGGCTATGATTTAGAATCAAAAATACTTAAAGTTATGTATGAAGGAGCCTGCAATAGTTGCGCGAGCTCCACTACAGGAACTTTGATGGCAATTAAATCGACTTTGCAAGCAGAGTTTGATCCTGATCTTGAAGTGGCAGTTATAGGAGAAGATGTATGA
- the sufD gene encoding Fe-S cluster assembly protein SufD, with protein MTQLPKEFINQELIESETGTWLSDFRKSHAAKVIDLEFPGRANERWKYTPLRGVLELSYSASPSIDLNEAQVKDHRLAGSIELVFVNGGFSEELSIIPATLPKGFTIAPVSVALAGNSAHDVQNILEYEGDGEEDVFETLNKSSFRDGAFIKVSKGAYSETPIHILNFSSAEQSTVNFSRHMIYLEDGAIASVIETCANQAGELKHINNIMTDVVLQERSLLTYSRLQVETEQSINVSALRARIGADAKFNSSVFSAGGALSRHFMDVELNGKHAETDLQGLFTTKGEMHADNRGIIRHKVPECESNQLYKGVLDDSSRGVFNGIVNIARDAQLSNANQMNRNLLLSRKARVDAKPELDVYADDVKAAHGAAIGQLDASELFYLQTRCISREQAIQMLIKGFMHEVIDKAPAILKPKLDVIFDNYFDAEDVLTC; from the coding sequence ATGACTCAATTACCAAAAGAATTTATTAATCAAGAACTTATCGAATCAGAAACGGGTACTTGGCTTAGCGATTTTCGTAAAAGCCATGCCGCTAAAGTTATTGACTTAGAGTTTCCAGGGCGCGCCAATGAGCGTTGGAAGTATACGCCTTTGCGTGGAGTCCTTGAGTTAAGTTATAGCGCATCGCCAAGTATTGACTTAAATGAAGCTCAAGTAAAAGATCATCGACTGGCAGGAAGCATTGAATTAGTTTTTGTTAATGGTGGGTTCTCTGAGGAACTTTCCATTATTCCGGCTACTTTGCCAAAAGGTTTTACTATTGCTCCCGTATCAGTAGCCCTTGCGGGAAATTCAGCCCACGATGTTCAAAATATCTTAGAGTATGAAGGTGATGGCGAAGAAGATGTATTCGAGACTCTGAATAAGAGTTCCTTCCGTGATGGAGCTTTTATTAAAGTTTCTAAGGGAGCGTATAGCGAAACACCTATTCACATCCTCAACTTCAGTAGTGCAGAACAGAGTACGGTTAATTTTTCACGTCACATGATTTACTTAGAAGATGGTGCGATAGCCAGTGTGATCGAAACTTGTGCTAATCAAGCTGGTGAACTTAAGCATATAAATAATATTATGACTGATGTTGTTCTGCAAGAACGGTCGCTGTTGACTTATAGTCGCTTACAGGTTGAGACAGAGCAGTCTATTAATGTTTCGGCTTTAAGAGCTCGAATTGGCGCAGATGCAAAATTCAACTCATCAGTATTTTCTGCTGGCGGAGCGTTAAGTCGCCACTTTATGGATGTTGAGCTCAATGGTAAGCACGCGGAAACGGACTTGCAGGGCTTATTCACCACGAAAGGTGAAATGCATGCAGATAACCGTGGTATTATTCGTCACAAAGTTCCTGAGTGTGAATCTAATCAACTTTATAAAGGTGTTTTAGACGATAGTTCACGTGGAGTTTTTAACGGCATAGTTAATATCGCCCGCGATGCACAACTTAGTAATGCTAATCAGATGAATCGTAATTTATTGCTTAGTCGTAAAGCTAGAGTCGATGCAAAACCAGAGTTAGACGTTTATGCTGATGACGTAAAAGCGGCTCATGGTGCCGCTATTGGGCAATTAGATGCTTCCGAACTTTTCTATCTTCAGACTCGTTGTATTTCTCGTGAGCAGGCGATTCAGATGTTAATTAAAGGCTTTATGCACGAAGTTATCGATAAGGCGCCGGCAATTCTCAAGCCAAAATTAGATGTGATTTTTGATAATTATTTCGATGCTGAGGATGTGTTGACATGCTAG
- a CDS encoding TIGR01777 family oxidoreductase: MDESIQKTLLDSRVNSTKTLVEAIAKCESKPKVFICSSGVNFYGAISNDLLTEESPLGKSYLAEVCEQWESASSPLTKLCTRRVLLRTGVVLDPSGGMLAKIWPIFKLGLGGTLGLGKRYFPWISLRDMTNLIIHCIEDASLDGPINACAPQLITNKEFTQAISSHLNRPALLPIPSPLFKLLPKEMADDLFLCDLKIVPEKLNKSSFIFREPNINQLLKAQNQ, from the coding sequence ATGGACGAAAGCATACAAAAAACCTTACTAGATAGTCGTGTTAACAGCACTAAAACGCTCGTCGAGGCCATCGCTAAATGCGAATCTAAACCTAAAGTTTTCATTTGCTCATCAGGCGTCAATTTCTATGGCGCTATATCAAATGATTTACTCACTGAAGAATCTCCTCTAGGAAAGAGTTATTTAGCAGAAGTATGCGAACAATGGGAATCCGCCTCTTCACCACTTACTAAGCTATGTACACGAAGAGTTTTACTACGTACGGGAGTCGTCCTTGATCCCAGCGGCGGCATGCTAGCCAAAATCTGGCCCATCTTTAAATTAGGCCTCGGCGGAACCCTCGGCTTAGGAAAACGTTACTTCCCATGGATATCATTGCGCGACATGACGAACCTTATAATACACTGTATAGAAGATGCATCTTTAGATGGCCCCATTAACGCTTGCGCTCCTCAATTAATAACAAACAAAGAGTTTACACAAGCCATATCCTCCCACCTTAATCGGCCTGCCCTACTGCCCATCCCCAGCCCTTTATTTAAATTGCTCCCCAAAGAAATGGCCGATGATCTATTTCTTTGCGACCTAAAAATCGTTCCAGAAAAGCTAAATAAGAGTTCATTCATCTTTCGAGAACCGAACATCAATCAATTACTAAAAGCTCAAAACCAATGA